ctttatctagttttaggaTCTCCTTAAAAATGTGATCACATTTTGGGTCACATTAATGCAGAAAGTTCAGAAACTTTTAAGCACCACTGTATATCCTGCTCATACAACGATCTAAAATACAACATACAATTAATTCAAGTTCTAAGTACAGCAACATCCCATCTACAAGTAACAGTCTCCCTTTAAAAATCCTTgcatgagggaaaaaaaaaaaaatacagcaacattAATGAAATAGCTTTAGGCTGTTACCTAATGAGTTGCATGATTCATTCCTCTACATATACACAATAATTTATCTACCAGTAAGAGCTCCTAGTAAATAACAGCACTGAATTGGAAACAAGGACAACAGtgacaatgaagaaaaaaaaaaaaacctaaatagtTTGATCCCATTCTGTGTTACTTTTCATGTGATGTGTTATTACATCTGTATAAAATACCAATAATCCAAAATGTATCCAAttagatattttaaatgaagatttaaaatttttttctgtctgctttgtCACTACTTCTGACACCAGCCACTCTCGGGTGTTGTGTGCACAAGTTACTAACTGAAGTCCTTTAAATGGCCGTCTTGCTGTACATGTTTGATATCTGGTTCTGAAAGACTCTGCGGATGTCAACACGCCTGCTTTTCAGGGTGGGAGTGAGAAGTCCATTGGCAACACTAAAAACCTCTGGATGCAGGTGAATGTCTTTTACCTTAAGCAACAATGAGATAAGAGACAGAAATTAAACACAATAGTACAAAGATTAGCATCGAGCAATTTTTTACTAGTATGTGTTAACAGTCAGCTGAGACTCCTCACTTGTTCGAATGACTTCAGCCCTGCTTCCTTCCCCACAGCTTTCATGTCCTCTAAAACTGCATTCTTTACATTCTGTTGGAAGTCAATAAAGCAGTTTTTACATCTATGCGATAGTTGagttcattgatttttttttttaattaggatATTTGACGTACAGGATTCTGGCACAGCTCCTCATGGGATCCGACAAAACCTTGCTCTTTTGCCCAATTCACAAACACCTCTGGGTCAGGGACAACTATGCCTATGAGATaagactgataaaaaaaaaatacaaaagaaaatcaaatatgtaacattttactGGCCAAATGTTTTGCATATGGATGAAATGAAAAGGAATCACACTAGCTAATGCATTGTACCTGTAAACTATCTCCATGCACAAACACCTGGAGAACAGGAAAGCATCGCATGTagacattttctattttctctggAGCGATGTACTCCCCCTGGGATAACTTGAAGATGTGCTTTTTTCTATCAATGATGCGTAGTGTCCCATTCTGCCAgatgacaaacaaataaatgcactgGCTAATTCACAGGAATTAATagattttgaaatggcaaaaacagtaaaacaggattttttttccccaaacataATATtgaatgcacattcagctggtactaATGCTCTTTTAAAATAGTCAAGTGTATAAACAGTTATAGCAAAAGAAAGATTTTATCagagaaaatgtttacatgatccttgataaattaattatagattcattttaattcatttttgataaaggaacatttataCCAGCTGAACCTACCCTTAGGCTGATTATTGTGTCTATACTTACTGGAAGCCACTGGCCCACGTCGCCACTGTGCAGCCAGCCATCGCTGTCTAAGGCTTCAGCTGTCTTTTCTGGGTCTTTCAGGTAGCCTTTAAAAACACTGGGGCCACGGATGCAAATCTGACACAGGAAAAAGTGTCAGCAGGTAGCAGATTGTTGTAAAATATATAGTATGACTGCATCTTCACAGTACcccacctctccctctccatTCTTAGCATAGTAGTTCATCTCAGGGATGTCAACCAGCTTCACCATAGCACAAGGCAAAGGAGAACCAACGTGACctgagagagagggaaacacacccgctgagaaaaggaaaaaggacaaaatcaCATGCAAgtcagtggggaaaaaaagttacGAATCTTACCTGTGGTCCAGTCTCCTGGCATAGAAAACGTGCAGCCTGCAGTGCACTCTGTTTGACCATAACCCTCAAATATAAGGCAGCTGAGAGTGGCTCTGAGGAAGGACAGCACAGTGGGGGAGATGGGTGCTGAAGCAGTCAGGCCAAACCTTAGATTACCTCCCAAGCTGGCCTGAAACAGAAGTAATGCAtgtaaaaaagttgaattttcCATCACACTGAGGGTACAAGCTTTATTCCATTTTAACCAGTTTCAACCTTGGTCAAATTTTCCCATCTGCATTGGTCACACTAAGCCAAAATCTTTCAGTTCTTGTGTGCATGCTTCTCCAATACACTCCCACAGGGCCAATATGCTCTGGGCGAATTTGGCACTGGTTGTTGGACTAGTCGTGCTTCTCTTGTAAAGTTTGGATACAAATTTGTTGACAATCTGCAGAGCTGCTGGTCTACTTGTGCCACTGTGCTAAATACTATAAGACATAAATAGTGACAACTGTAAAGCTCTGGATTAATGGAAAATATGTCATTTAAGACTAGTGACTAATGGGTAAGCAACCTACAGCACCTTAAAGCAATGAAAAACAAGAGTTCTGCTAAAAGATAgttaataaaaacttaaaaggcagaaataaaaatgtagctttCAGCAACTGACCTGAATCCTGTTCAAGACTAGTTTGTCCCACAGGCTGTTGTTACGTAAAACCCCGCTTCTAAGCTCTGCCTGCTTTCTCCTCACAGCATAGTTAAGCAAAGCCCGTCGCAACGGAGAGGTCACAGAACCCAGGATCTTTATGGAAATCAgtgaaaatgtgtatatttaaaaacataaccaataaagagttttttttttttttttaaagggcttTGCATACTGCAAGATGTGAATGTATTTTTGACCTTGTCATAAATGCGATTAAGTAGACGAGGCACAACAGGAAGGAAGGTAGGTTTGAGAGTTTTGATGTCATCCATAAGAAGAGAAATGTCCCCTTGGTAGAATCCCACTCTGGCCCCATGGCAGAACATAGAGACCTGTGACAGAAATTTACTTAAATTAGGGtttatacataaacacatattgggaaaaaaaataaaaaatccaagaAGAGGATCAACTACCTGAATCATCCTCTCAAACATGTGGGCAAGCGGCAAGTAAGAGATTGACACATCCTTTTGCTGGATTTCAAACGAACcctaaaggaagaaaaaaaaatgagcaaagCACAAGGGAGACATAAAGTTCAGGTAGCAGCATACGGTGAAGCCTTCCAGGcaataaaacatgcagtttttttcaACAGCAGTTAAGATAGCTGAATCTTTATACAGGGGCAATTAGTTAAAGTACCTTGCAGTGACAGGGACAATCAAACACCCAATTAATCATACCATTAGACACAGCAGGAGAGAGGGACAGTTCTGAGATACAGAGACACAAGTAGATGGGAAGTGATGGAAGCTGTTCGCAATTAGACAAGGAGGTGGAAGTGTAGACAGACCTCCAGGATCTTAATGACAGAGGAAGTGTTGGAGGCAATGTTGCCGTGGGTGATCATGGCTCCCTTGGGCTTCCCTGGATAAATAAACAAGACATTATTGCAGTGCCCTACACACCAAAGGAAACTACAGTGGTACCATAAAGAGAGGTTGTTAGTGGGCACTGAAGGACAATTCTCTAATGATGTGAGTGAAGGATAATTATGGAGAGACTTATGAGATCAGACGGTACCTGTGGTTCCACTGGTGAAGCAAACCACGGCCAGATCCTGGGGCTGGGGCGGCTACAGGaggcagaaataaaatatgaaaatatgacaaCGGGCTTCCTCCACTCTTAATTTAAGTCCTTTTTACAAGTGAGTGTTAATGATATCTTAGGGGACAGAAGCAATGATAAAACTGTCATCCTAGCATTTAGAGGGGGATAAGACTTGTACTGAAACCAGTCTGATGCTGTGAAGTATGTGAAACTCACCACAGGATCTTTGAGGTTTTGCCTTCCCAGGTCCTAAGATGTGGATAAAGGAGTCAATTTACACATCACCATTGATGACCCGATTAAAGGGGAGGAATGTAAATCCAAACTACATTTAGTGCTCCACGCTGCTCACCATGAGCTGCTCCAGTTTCAAAACCTCCACCTTGCACTTCCTCGCCCTCTCCACGAAGGCATCGCTAAAATCGTTAAAGAGAACCAGACAGGAGAACTTCGGAGTCTCGCCTTTCTCCTTGTTTTCTAACAGAGACACCGCCTTCTCTTCCCGGTCACACATCACTAGAGAGATCTCCGCTAAGAACACAGCAACATGAGATCAACTGGTGTCACCGCAGAACAAGACTCGATGCATAGATAGAGTGACAGAATACTACAGTTACAGCATATCAGTTGTCAAAATAACAGATTGAAAAGGAGCAGTgagaaatcattttttaaaccaacatagAGCATTTtttcagacaaaagaaaagttagTCTTAAAAGCACCACCAAATACAAAATCCACCATTTCTAAACTCTGTGTGTCAAAATCGCATAAATGcacaataaaccaaaaaaagtaCTGTCAtcttctgcttcttttaaacttttaaccCTTTTTACAAAGCAGTGTCTGTGAAATGTTAGCAGTTCCAAAGCAGgagaaattataatttaaaaagcagcaacatttaaataaataaattactttctTCCCCCACTTCCAACCCCATAGCAGTCATTATATGACTGTTTATATATACTAACTTTACAAATAGTATAGAGTTTGAGTACTTTTAACACTGCTGTTTCCGTcataatgtatatttaatggTATATTATAGTCTCGAAGATTTTGCATGTTTCTGATTGGAGTCACAAATATACAGTCTGCAAAAACATATTCCAGAAGAAGGATCGTCCAGATCCAGACTGATTTGACATGGGAGGCTCACAGATGAGCCCAAAATGGGGTTTTCTGATGAGAAAATTGTGTTTCCTTTAAAAACCCCATTAGACACGTGATTGATAGtgttatagttttttttctacatgcaGCTTCTCCTACCCAGGTTAAGTATGTGGACCATGGCCTCCATCCCAAGTGTGTCATACAGAGGCACCACTGCCATGGAGTAAGTGTAGCAGGCCAGCTCAGTGATAATCCACTGCCACCAGCAGAGGGAGATAAAGAAACACAGTTAGACTTCTTTCCAGTTTGTCACTGTCAAGTTGGAAATCTAAACATTAGGGACTTACTTATTTTGATCTACATTATCATGCATTTCAGTTTTATAGAACACCacttaaaaaaaccctctcTGTGTACAGACTGTCTGATGAGAGGTTAAAAGCTCTGATGGAGCAGAAAATTATCTTTCACTCTATGCAGGAATCAAAGAAATGGACTTGCCTGACGgatatattaaaaaattattttgggaGCAGACATGCTCTATTATTAGCTGCCCTGGAGACCCACATTCTCCTTCGGCACTCTGCTCTCAATAGCAGTAAGTGCAAATACACTTTAAGGACAGAAACAGGCAACAAACATCATATTGTGATGTTCAAACAGTGAGATCCTGTGCTCCAGGGGTAACATGATCCTTCCCAAACCACTAAGGGGGTCTGTGTTTGAGAATATACGGATATGATGCAGataaaatactatttaaaacCAAACCTGATAAACTGTTTTGATTAATGATGAACAATTCAAAGCCTGCAAATTTCTCAGGGCAGAGTGCGTACCTCTTGTctgttctgtgcaaaaatgcCAACGAATTGCTCCGGGTTTGGCTGGCAGCCTTTAGCCAACAAACCAGAGCCAAGCACCTGTGCCCGCTCAGCCACCTAAAGTTGGAGACGCAACGTGAACACACAAAGAAGGTAACAAATAACAGAGAGGGAAATGAAGGATCAAATACTAAAATATATCAGACCTCAGTGTAGGAAATCCACTTGTAGGGCTGACCTGGCTTCCTGGTGCCAAGACAAGGGCCATTTCCTTGAAGACACAAGACAGCCGTCTCATTTAAAAGTGTTAATATATACTGTTGTCTATATTTGAACTAattagaaaacatattttaaccaGACATTATTTCAGTGTCATTAACATTGATTTCAGTGTTTAACAGATGAGTATTCTGAAAGTGTCCACTGTCATCACCTGAGATCTTCAGGCCTCTCTGGAACATGTCATAGACTGTCCTGGTGTCCTCGTAGTAAAAATCCAGCAGTGAATCATCTTTAAGAAGGGCAGATCGCCTGCAGCTGGGATCTCCCTACAACAAATACCTTCACTATCAAACACCTTGATTAACTGCTTCCATGACTTATGGTGCTTTAAACAATGAGTCTAAACATTTGGATGCAAAGCGCCAAGCTGATCCACTCACGTTGACAGCTACAGACTGGACTTGCAGATCACAGGGAGGACGCATGGGTCTAGGACGGGTCACCAACCAGTATGCGGTGAGGGAGGCAAGGGCTCCTAAACCCAGCAGAGAGGAGGTCgacagagacagggaggacagaggcagagatggTAGAAGACTCCAGAAGTCATCTGATTCAGACCCTTTCAGTCCAGCACTGGTGCGAAGTGACCGTAACCACTCCTGGAAATGCataactgagaaaaaaaaaatactcactgAAACAGAAGGAAAGGAATATGTGCATTCAACTTACAAAATTACAGAGTGTAAGCAGCACCACAACAGCAAGTATGATTATCTGGGTGGAAGGAATCATGACCTGCAGAGAGGACAGAGCTCCAGCAGTTTTTTTCAATCCAAACAGGTGGAATGACATACAATGTGACACTAATTGAAGACAACAGTCtgcttaaaatatttattttcagcatCACCACTTCTTAGGGGTATTAATTACTTTGTTCAGGCCCTTTAGAAGAGGGACAAATGGCATTGTTTCAATGAGATGCAGGGGTACCAACGTAATTGGCCATGTTTGTAGAATTGCaattaattattattgaattatactttattattaataaaaaatataaattaattaattgccGTTTAGTctgcaaacatgtaaaaaatataaatcatgctCAGAGCTTCCAGAGCCAGAGTTACCATGTTGGAAAGGCTAATTCTTAATTGACTGCAGCTGATGGTCCCGTTTAAGGAACCAGAATCTGACATTTctgcttaaaagaaaaaaaaaaagaagctaaaaatATTGATCGATTAACTTTCTGTCAATCAGCTAATTAATCACCTTAGCAACCCTGCTTTTATGGGTAACAATGCATTAAGATGACTCTAACATCAAGAAGTAGCTGTAGTACAACACTTGCTTCATATTAATTAGGGGGAATCCAATGAAGGAATGAAACATTTAGATTGCAATGCAGCTCTTTAGCCACAAAGCCCTTTATATAACTTTCCTCTCACATGCATAGTCATTCTTTTATAAGGCctgtaaacagacacacagaaaatgcagcaagaccaaaaggaaaatgtgtttaaaaacatgATTCCACATCTGAAAGTGTAAAATACCAGTCTGAAGAGTCTGGTTAAAAAGCTGAACCACACTGGGCCAGAGACTTGGcaccacacacagagaaagaagagaagaaaaaaggccTGAGCTGTACGGTGTTGGGTGGGGGGAGCTGAGAGCCCCCAGAAAGTAATAACAATTGGCTTAACAGAAGCAGGAACTGAGGTTACTCTCAGTCATGTTGTGCTACTCTTTCATCCAACAAGGTGGGAGAGTGAGAGACTCGGGGTACGTAGAGTAGCAAAGGCTGCTGGTGAGACAGGGTGAGGGGGACGGCCCGACTTCATGATATGCTGCCAAAGACTTTATTGTTCATATCAAacccaatgaaaaaaaaaggaaggggaGAGGCAACGATCTACAATTTTAAACTGTTCAGTCACGTACCAAGTCCAAAACTACCCTCCTTCTTAAAACTGCTCATTTCACCTATTCCAACACACCACTGCATCTTCAACCAGACAAGGAATTCACCTCATTGAACAAGTGTCTCCTTTTCCCACATCCACTCCCCACCCCGTAACCTCTCACCCACTTTCACCCCCACTACTCAATAGGAGAGGGGATAATGAGTGATATCACACGCCTCCCTCCTCTTTACCATCCAATCCTGCACTGCTTCCGTTCCCAGCATGAGCAAAGTGATGCCCCATTTGTCCTCATTGGATTCCTATTCTTCTCTAGGCATCAATCTATGTGAATTAAAAGCTGCATAGTTGCTACTTTACACCTGCCAAAGTGACAAAGCAGCTAGTCATCCCCTTGAGCCCTTCTACTgcttaaaacaaaatctaaaacaaaagggtttgttatattaaaatgttagaaAGTTAAACTTTTTAGCTTCTTGCAGTCTACTTCTGCCTCTGTCAACTGCTCCCTCCTCTCTCACTCCCATTCATAATGGCTACTGTCAAGGCCCAGGCAGGGACCTTTGTGATCCTAGCCTTTACTCGCTGGAGGACACAATACAAAAGAAATGGCACACACACGTGAAAGTATATAGAGAAGGCAAACAAATGCCAGTTGGCTCCCTGCTGGGAGACAATAACCTGAATGTTCAGGCAGTTCACACctgaatttctattttttggGGGCCAATTTCACAGCACGACACACACGACAGAGATGTGTTTGTGAGGGAATCACACATCGTCAAGTGGAGTGACGTCGGAACAAAAACAGCGGATTAAATTTATGTTTGGTGCACATAGTGTAAACATGGCAATTACCCTGCTATGACTTACCCAGAAAATGTCATACAAACAGTGGAATGCAGGTTCACAGGGATACGGCAGGCAGGAATCAGCATGTCTGTGCACATTTACTTCTGCTCACAAGCAGAGACAGATGTTAGAGCACATAAGATTACTCAGTGGTGCGGTTTCACATTGGACAAGGTAGtaaaacagagagggagagagcaacATACTATTTTTAACGTACAAAACCAGAAACCAAAAAACAGGTTTTGAGAAAGACCTGGCATGAAACCATTTATGATTATAACTTTAAACTGTTGATTGTTCACCACATTTTAGTGAACGTGAAGTGAACTAGGAGTGGTGAGAAATtactggcataaaaaaaaaaaaaaaaaaaaaaacttttttacattattttcaatGTATCACTGGAAAAATAACTATACTGTCCAGGTTAAAATTTGGtattgtattttacagttgATGAGACATTAAGGGACATTTTTCCAGAGATTATATGGTTTTATCAATACGTTCTTTTATTATTTGGCATAGTAAGAAGTCAGTTGTTAAGGATTAATATGTGAACATAAACGCAGTGAGGTAAAGCCCATGTATAAACAAATTCGTTTCGGTGAATGGACTTTACAGTCAACAGAAGAGAACTCGATTTCTTGCTCCATCTAAAACTCAGCAGCCAGACTAACAGTAGCCTACAGGGCTTCTATGTTGATGAGAGACATGCAGGGGAATGCTGGCCCCTGACCCCAAAACTGCAGGTGGTGGGACAGCAAAGGAGAGAGGCaacagcattttgcattttaaatgggAGAGAGGCAATGAACTCTGCACATTTTCCATGTGCCCAGCAATGTGAATGGATCGAGCGGCGATGGGGTGAGAGTTACAGGATGGACACGTGAGGCTGGCTGGgcagcataagagaaagaaattaaCACACTGGTGTTTTCCGGCTGCGATTCCCTAGTGAAGCGTGAAGAGcaggacagaaaagaagaacagaagCAAACCAAGTCACACCGAGTATTTGGAGGAGGTTGCAGCTGTAGAATAGTGGAGAAAGACCATGCAACCTTCACATACAAGATCATTCTCTATAACAATTCAAGGGTAATCATGAAATATTTCGCTTTTCTGGTAGAACATGTCATAGGCCCCATTGAATCAGTGAGGGTCTTTGTGCACCATGGCACATCACCCAGACCTACATGACTGGGTACTCCAGTCTCAGCTGCCGTACAGTACACTGTAAACCATCACTCACAGAGGATGGCAGGGAGCTGGCGTTTAGCCATGTGAACAACTATAAACATGTTCATGCCTCTGAATATCTGAAGGTGCAGACATAAAACATGCAATGCTCAAACACaaaattgaagaaaaacaaaactaaacaggCGTCTGCCAAAGATATGGACATGAGttcaatttgaaaaaagaatGTCAGAAAACTCTCCAACCATAATTATGCCTGGCTTGGATCGGGGACAAAATACCACAGCAATGTGCCTAAGTTAACAGCTACACATAAGTGCACCCCAGTTCTTTTAAAGAATGAGGTCAGTATACATTGGCTTCAGAAAGTATTAAGCTCCCTTCACTCTTTGCATGCTCTTTGTGTTACAgacttaattttaaataaatatgtgggGAAGTACCTTTAAACTTCCGGTAGTCGGAAAAACATGTCATAATTGATCACTGACCTAGTTTGAAAGAAGGAATTACTCAGGTCTCTTCAACTAAACACAAAATTTAGAACAGTTTGAGAAATACTTGCTTATTTAGTGCTTTAGATTCCATGCTGTTGCCTGGGCTAAACAATACAGTAAACACTGATCATAATGAAAAGCGCTGGTCTCAAACCTCAATCTAACAGTTGTGACTTAAGTCCATACAGTGgcttcaaatgttttcaatccCTTCACTTGCTGCACATTTTCTGTACTTGtaactttaattttacattttttccagtCACTCTACACTCAATAAACTGGTggatcctctcaagctcaggGTGGATGGGAAGCATCCGATATTTGCCACGTTCTGGTCTTTCCACAGATGATCTATAAGGATTAAGTCGGTCATTTGGTTTGCCCACTCGGACAATCAGAGATTTGTCCCGAAGCCATTCCATCGTTGTCTTGGCTGTACAATAAGATCATTGTAATGCTGATAGATGTTGTCCCAGTCTCAGGTCTCAATCAGGTTTTCTTACGACAAGTCTGTATGCGTTTGCATTCATCGTTTCTTCAGTTCTGAAGATTCTCCCTGTATGTGCAGCTGCCAGCACCCACTTCACCATAGCGATGGCATTTGGTTGGAGTTTAAAGGGTTCACTTTTCTCATTAGACAGGACAGGCATTCCAGAGGCTTTTAAAAAGCTGTCCAGCTGTCAAACCAAGCTGTAATG
This window of the Channa argus isolate prfri chromosome 11, Channa argus male v1.0, whole genome shotgun sequence genome carries:
- the acsl2 gene encoding long-chain-fatty-acid--CoA ligase 1, which gives rise to MHFQEWLRSLRTSAGLKGSESDDFWSLLPSLPLSSLSLSTSSLLGLGALASLTAYWLVTRPRPMRPPCDLQVQSVAVNGDPSCRRSALLKDDSLLDFYYEDTRTVYDMFQRGLKISGNGPCLGTRKPGQPYKWISYTEVAERAQVLGSGLLAKGCQPNPEQFVGIFAQNRQEWIITELACYTYSMAVVPLYDTLGMEAMVHILNLAEISLVMCDREEKAVSLLENKEKGETPKFSCLVLFNDFSDAFVERARKCKVEVLKLEQLMDLGRQNLKDPVPPQPQDLAVVCFTSGTTGKPKGAMITHGNIASNTSSVIKILEGSFEIQQKDVSISYLPLAHMFERMIQVSMFCHGARVGFYQGDISLLMDDIKTLKPTFLPVVPRLLNRIYDKILGSVTSPLRRALLNYAVRRKQAELRSGVLRNNSLWDKLVLNRIQASLGGNLRFGLTASAPISPTVLSFLRATLSCLIFEGYGQTECTAGCTFSMPGDWTTGHVGSPLPCAMVKLVDIPEMNYYAKNGEGEICIRGPSVFKGYLKDPEKTAEALDSDGWLHSGDVGQWLPNGTLRIIDRKKHIFKLSQGEYIAPEKIENVYMRCFPVLQVFVHGDSLQSYLIGIVVPDPEVFVNWAKEQGFVGSHEELCQNPNVKNAVLEDMKAVGKEAGLKSFEQVKDIHLHPEVFSVANGLLTPTLKSRRVDIRRVFQNQISNMYSKTAI